Proteins encoded within one genomic window of Amorphoplanes friuliensis DSM 7358:
- a CDS encoding diaminopimelate decarboxylase family protein encodes MTTPQAVPPLVRFPDTAIFRHALELPTPALVYDLKGLRHSVGLLVADVATVAGAQLNVALKACHTVGVLSELAALGLGADVASLGEYNLARAAGFTRITATGPAFTIADAEKLRADGVLVDASSYEQLEALCAAFPGEPVGVRLRVPLPEAIENEHSTFGAQSRFGLLATDPRLHDLLGRTGNPLVRLHTHTGQMTAEHLVHKTRYLLAVAEAFPDLHTIDLGGGFFSLYAQRSAALGALAAVDRILRQWCERTGRAMTLQFEPGGGVLGPHGYLFVSVLSSERDHPAFGADVVTVDASAWNYAPWHRPVVLPADPDATPGEGRATLLAGNTLYENDFFGTDVRGRRSTFDLAPCTPGDRLVLTASGAYTSTNKRWFNRIEPPAEWAYDGTGIRPVS; translated from the coding sequence ATGACCACACCGCAGGCCGTGCCGCCGCTCGTGCGGTTCCCGGACACCGCCATCTTCCGGCACGCGCTGGAACTGCCGACACCTGCCCTGGTCTACGACCTCAAAGGGCTGCGTCACTCGGTCGGGCTGCTCGTCGCCGACGTCGCCACGGTGGCCGGTGCGCAGCTCAACGTCGCCCTCAAGGCCTGTCACACCGTCGGGGTCCTGAGCGAGCTGGCGGCGCTGGGCCTCGGCGCCGACGTGGCCTCCCTCGGCGAGTACAACCTGGCCCGGGCGGCCGGCTTCACGCGGATCACCGCGACCGGGCCGGCCTTCACGATCGCGGACGCCGAGAAGCTGCGCGCGGACGGTGTCCTGGTCGACGCCAGCTCGTACGAGCAGCTCGAAGCCCTGTGCGCGGCGTTCCCGGGTGAGCCCGTCGGGGTGCGCCTGCGGGTGCCGCTGCCGGAGGCCATCGAGAACGAGCACAGCACGTTCGGCGCCCAGAGCCGGTTCGGGCTGCTCGCCACCGACCCGCGCCTGCACGACCTGCTCGGCCGTACCGGCAACCCCCTGGTCCGGCTGCACACGCACACCGGGCAGATGACGGCGGAGCACCTCGTCCACAAGACCCGTTACCTGCTCGCGGTCGCCGAGGCGTTCCCCGACCTGCACACCATCGACCTCGGCGGCGGCTTCTTCAGCCTCTACGCCCAGCGCAGCGCCGCCCTGGGCGCGCTCGCGGCAGTCGACCGCATCCTGCGGCAATGGTGCGAGCGGACCGGGCGCGCGATGACGCTGCAGTTCGAGCCCGGCGGCGGGGTGCTCGGACCCCACGGCTACCTCTTCGTCTCCGTGCTGTCGTCCGAGCGCGACCACCCGGCCTTCGGGGCCGACGTGGTGACGGTCGACGCCTCCGCCTGGAACTACGCGCCCTGGCACCGGCCCGTCGTCCTGCCGGCCGACCCGGACGCCACGCCGGGGGAGGGTCGCGCCACGCTGCTGGCCGGCAACACCCTCTACGAGAACGACTTCTTTGGCACCGACGTCCGCGGCCGTCGATCCACCTTCGACCTCGCCCCCTGTACGCCCGGGGACCGGCTCGTGCTGACCGCCTCGGGGGCGTACACGTCGACCAACAAGCGCTGGTTCAACCGGATCGAGCCGCCGGCCGAGTGGGCGTACGACGGCACCGGGATCCGGCCGGTGTCATGA
- a CDS encoding ABC transporter transmembrane domain-containing protein, which yields MTVPHPAAAPRRALLRSAVRGHLPVLGLILAVALLGSVAEALTPAAIGAVLNAATDGEGLAAGPVGVLAVLIVVAIVASVWRYAASSRLRIRVAFQLKQRLGLAVAGRARAIGREVSPGELATAMTSDTDAIAGYPGALIQLIASVVAFAVVAGYLLTSSLLLGAIVLVGVPLLMWTTTRVAEPLEGRQREQRRLLGRLGDLGSDIALGLRILRSIGAEQTFRTRYRETSRQARTAGTGIAGTEALIEAAKLLLPGVLLILVTWVGARLVLRGSIEPGELVAFYAAAAYLVEPLGALATFVTTRARSRVAADRVLRALAVDPPGWPGTGTTASGDLRDGTTGVEAAEGEFTVVAIGDERDAGALGARLAGLDPVDALTTTIGGVPIVALDRSALRRLVRLHGAEPTLFSGTLRANVDPGAAAADAAVAGALATAVATDVVDALPDGLTTVVGAQARTLSGGQRQRVALARAVLDAPAYLILVEPTSSLDTVTEVEVCGRIRAQRAGRTTVVVTTSPAFLEAADRVVFLAGEPIGGTHAELLATSEDYRTLVARENA from the coding sequence ATGACCGTGCCCCACCCGGCCGCGGCGCCGCGCCGCGCGCTGCTGCGCTCGGCGGTCCGCGGCCACCTGCCGGTGCTCGGCCTGATCCTCGCCGTCGCGCTCCTCGGCAGCGTCGCCGAAGCACTGACACCGGCCGCGATCGGGGCCGTGCTGAACGCCGCAACCGACGGCGAAGGCCTGGCGGCCGGACCGGTGGGCGTGCTGGCCGTCCTGATCGTCGTGGCGATCGTGGCCAGCGTCTGGCGGTACGCCGCCTCGTCACGGCTGCGGATCCGGGTGGCGTTCCAGCTCAAGCAGCGCCTCGGCCTGGCCGTCGCCGGCCGCGCCCGAGCGATCGGCCGTGAGGTGTCACCGGGTGAGCTCGCCACCGCCATGACCTCGGACACCGACGCGATCGCCGGCTACCCCGGCGCGCTCATCCAGCTCATCGCCTCGGTCGTCGCGTTCGCGGTGGTGGCCGGCTATCTCCTGACCAGCTCGCTGCTGCTCGGGGCGATCGTGCTGGTGGGGGTGCCGCTGCTGATGTGGACCACGACCCGCGTCGCCGAGCCCCTCGAGGGCCGCCAGCGGGAGCAGCGCAGACTCCTCGGCCGGCTCGGTGACCTGGGCTCCGACATCGCCCTCGGGCTGCGGATCCTGCGGTCGATCGGCGCCGAGCAGACGTTCCGCACCCGGTACCGCGAGACGTCACGGCAGGCCCGGACCGCCGGCACGGGGATCGCCGGCACCGAGGCGCTGATCGAGGCGGCCAAGCTGCTGCTCCCCGGCGTCCTGCTGATCCTGGTCACCTGGGTCGGCGCCCGCCTGGTCCTGCGGGGCAGCATCGAGCCGGGTGAACTCGTCGCGTTCTACGCCGCCGCGGCGTACCTGGTCGAGCCGCTGGGTGCGCTGGCGACCTTCGTGACGACGCGGGCCCGGTCGCGGGTGGCGGCCGACCGGGTGCTGCGGGCCCTCGCCGTCGACCCGCCCGGCTGGCCCGGCACGGGCACCACGGCGTCCGGCGACCTGCGGGACGGCACCACCGGCGTCGAGGCCGCCGAAGGGGAGTTCACCGTCGTGGCGATCGGCGACGAGCGTGACGCGGGTGCGCTCGGCGCCCGGCTGGCCGGGCTCGACCCGGTCGACGCGCTGACCACGACGATCGGCGGCGTCCCGATCGTGGCACTCGACCGCTCGGCCCTGCGCCGCCTGGTCCGCCTGCACGGCGCGGAGCCCACCCTCTTCTCCGGTACGCTGCGCGCCAACGTGGACCCGGGTGCAGCCGCCGCAGACGCTGCGGTCGCCGGAGCGCTCGCCACCGCCGTCGCCACGGACGTCGTCGACGCGCTGCCGGACGGCCTGACGACCGTGGTCGGGGCGCAGGCGCGCACGCTGTCGGGTGGCCAGCGGCAGCGGGTGGCGCTGGCGCGTGCGGTGCTGGACGCACCGGCGTACCTGATCCTGGTCGAACCGACCAGCTCGCTCGACACGGTGACCGAGGTGGAGGTCTGCGGGCGGATCCGGGCGCAGCGGGCCGGCCGCACCACGGTGGTCGTCACGACCAGCCCCGCCTTCCTGGAGGCCGCCGACCGGGTGGTCTTCCTGGCCGGTGAACCGATCGGCGGCACCCACGCCGAGTTGCTCGCGACCAGCGAGGACTACCGCACCTTGGTCGCCCGGGAGAACGCATGA
- a CDS encoding ABC transporter ATP-binding protein, which translates to MSALPVADRRTVAREIRALQRRHRGRLAGIVALQVVTVAVGLLPPILLGRLVDGITGGFDTHDADLTAVLIAACLLAHGVLAFVATRAAFTLGELVFAELREDFTDRILALPLGTVEETDSGEILSRTTTDMEAIREIVRTGVPETLIGVLTTVLTVVAAFLIDPLIAGGVLIGLPIIALATRWYTRRAPAAFAARFATRARLTSAVTETARGADTVEAFDLAGDRRDLVRERIGTARDAALVPIGLHVRWFPAVQIGYHLPLLVVLAWGAVLVQQGRAEIGAVAAITLLVRALITPLDDLAYWFGELQSATAAFARIFGVPRAPASPAFTPVPSLDARVEVAGVTFGYAPDRPVLHDVTLVVEPGERVVIVGASGAGKSTLALLIAGVHTAATGRVAIGGTPVAHLPDGLLRDRVALVTQEDHVFTGTVADNLLLARPEASPEELVRALEAAGATWVTDLGAELGADAYLPTPAETQQLAAARLILRAPQVLVLDEATSALSRAQAARLETSLAETAGRRTIIEVAHRLDTATRADRVVMLVDGRIAESGAHQDLLTADGPYARLWQAWLGGQARTVPS; encoded by the coding sequence ATGAGCGCGCTGCCGGTCGCGGACCGGCGAACGGTCGCCCGGGAGATCCGTGCGCTGCAGCGCCGCCACCGCGGACGGCTGGCCGGGATCGTGGCGCTGCAGGTCGTCACCGTCGCGGTGGGCCTGCTGCCGCCGATCCTGCTCGGCCGGCTGGTCGACGGCATCACCGGCGGCTTCGACACCCACGACGCCGACCTCACCGCCGTCCTCATCGCGGCCTGCCTGCTCGCCCACGGGGTGCTCGCCTTCGTGGCGACCCGGGCCGCCTTCACCCTCGGCGAGCTCGTCTTCGCCGAACTGCGCGAGGACTTCACCGACCGGATCCTGGCGCTGCCGCTCGGCACGGTCGAGGAGACCGACTCCGGCGAGATCCTGTCGCGGACCACCACCGACATGGAGGCGATCCGCGAGATCGTCCGCACCGGTGTGCCGGAGACCCTGATCGGAGTGCTGACCACGGTGCTGACGGTGGTCGCCGCGTTCCTGATCGACCCGCTGATCGCCGGCGGTGTGCTGATCGGACTGCCGATCATCGCCCTGGCCACCCGCTGGTACACCCGGCGGGCCCCGGCCGCGTTCGCCGCGCGTTTTGCCACCCGGGCCCGCCTGACCTCGGCCGTCACCGAGACCGCGCGCGGTGCCGACACGGTCGAGGCGTTCGACCTGGCCGGCGACCGCCGCGACCTGGTCCGGGAGCGCATCGGCACCGCCCGCGACGCCGCCCTGGTCCCTATCGGCCTGCACGTCCGCTGGTTCCCGGCGGTGCAGATCGGCTACCACCTGCCGCTGCTCGTGGTCCTGGCCTGGGGCGCGGTGCTGGTGCAGCAGGGCCGGGCCGAGATCGGTGCCGTCGCGGCCATCACGCTGCTGGTCCGGGCGCTGATCACCCCGCTGGACGACCTCGCGTACTGGTTCGGCGAACTGCAGTCGGCCACCGCGGCCTTCGCCCGCATCTTCGGCGTGCCCCGGGCACCGGCCTCCCCGGCCTTCACACCCGTCCCATCTCTCGATGCGCGGGTCGAGGTGGCCGGTGTGACCTTCGGATATGCGCCGGACCGGCCGGTCCTGCACGACGTCACGCTTGTCGTCGAGCCCGGAGAGCGGGTCGTGATCGTCGGCGCCTCAGGAGCGGGAAAGTCCACCCTGGCCCTGCTGATCGCCGGTGTGCACACCGCCGCGACCGGCCGCGTGGCGATCGGCGGCACCCCGGTGGCCCACCTCCCCGACGGCCTGCTGCGCGACCGGGTCGCGCTGGTCACCCAGGAGGACCACGTCTTCACCGGTACGGTCGCCGACAACCTGCTCCTCGCCCGCCCCGAAGCCTCACCGGAGGAGCTGGTCCGCGCCCTCGAAGCCGCCGGCGCCACCTGGGTCACCGACCTCGGCGCCGAACTCGGTGCGGACGCGTACCTGCCGACCCCGGCCGAGACACAGCAGCTCGCAGCCGCCCGGCTGATCCTGCGGGCACCGCAGGTGCTCGTCCTCGACGAGGCGACCTCCGCACTCTCCCGCGCCCAGGCCGCCCGCCTCGAAACGAGCCTGGCCGAGACCGCCGGGCGGCGCACCATCATCGAGGTCGCCCACCGCCTCGACACCGCCACCCGCGCCGACCGCGTGGTGATGCTGGTCGACGGCCGCATCGCCGAGAGCGGCGCGCATCAGGACCTGCTCACCGCGGACGGCCCGTACGCGAGGCTCTGGCAGGCGTGGCTCGGCGGCCAGGCCCGAACGGTCCCGTCATGA
- a CDS encoding arginase family protein, with the protein MTGADLSFVLSADDVLMIAGDVVRRPNGVYWSPLTGREVRLGPSAVRLLAAFAVPTSAAVVAADLGVGPDAVVEGVRSLVGHGLLRDCAPPASPEVARRTGLFGMPVTDLAGALRGETSHGVVIGVPYDAGVTYRAGAKFAPEYLRRVSPGLFRSVVRDGRPTGMYDPVRGRRILDGIRLLDIGDLAGVAPRPGGPMLAALTDTVAAVVEAGRVPIVLGGDHSITMSVLDGITRAAEGIGVLHLDAHHDFGQVRTGSRDELHHGNFLDWALGDPAISFVAQVGVRQLTDEVGQAPGRLRCWPGRTALDLPVRDIIASLPPGLRWHVTIDVDVLDPSVLTSTGTLLPGGFGHLETVALLEGLCSGLDVLGVDVVELIAGPSDAPGIIVADILLRTLDAIFHRQKTHAPGFATALAVSERDGASQVADPDAAVPAPALDPAVPALGPAVPVVDPGAPALEPAVPALRRGSRSKVDTTVPEPSLGRVVPGSALPSVVSAPELEEVVPGLPPGQARTGPGDDTAGSRRVGEVDGS; encoded by the coding sequence ATGACCGGGGCGGACCTTTCTTTTGTGCTCAGCGCGGACGATGTGCTCATGATCGCCGGCGACGTCGTGCGGCGGCCCAACGGCGTGTACTGGTCGCCGCTCACCGGCCGCGAGGTACGTCTCGGCCCCTCGGCGGTCCGCCTGCTGGCTGCCTTCGCCGTGCCCACCAGCGCGGCCGTCGTCGCCGCCGACCTCGGCGTCGGGCCGGACGCGGTTGTCGAGGGTGTCCGGTCGCTCGTGGGGCACGGCCTGCTGCGGGACTGTGCACCGCCCGCAAGCCCCGAGGTCGCCCGGCGCACAGGCCTGTTCGGCATGCCCGTGACCGACCTCGCCGGCGCCCTCCGCGGCGAGACCAGCCACGGCGTGGTGATCGGCGTCCCCTACGACGCTGGGGTCACCTACCGCGCCGGCGCCAAGTTCGCCCCCGAATACCTCCGCCGGGTGAGCCCCGGGCTGTTCCGCAGCGTTGTCCGCGACGGGCGGCCGACCGGCATGTACGACCCGGTGCGCGGCCGCCGCATCCTCGACGGCATCCGCCTGCTCGACATCGGTGACCTCGCCGGGGTCGCTCCCCGGCCCGGCGGCCCGATGCTGGCCGCCCTGACCGACACCGTCGCCGCCGTCGTCGAAGCCGGCCGTGTCCCGATCGTCCTCGGCGGCGACCACTCCATCACCATGTCCGTCCTCGACGGCATCACCCGCGCCGCAGAAGGCATCGGCGTCCTGCACCTCGACGCACACCACGACTTCGGCCAGGTCCGCACCGGCTCCCGCGACGAACTCCACCACGGCAACTTCCTGGACTGGGCCCTGGGCGACCCCGCGATCTCGTTCGTCGCCCAGGTCGGCGTCCGCCAGCTCACCGACGAGGTGGGCCAGGCCCCGGGCCGCTTACGCTGCTGGCCCGGCCGGACCGCACTGGATCTCCCGGTACGCGACATCATCGCGTCCCTCCCACCAGGGCTGCGCTGGCACGTGACCATCGACGTGGACGTCCTCGACCCGTCGGTCCTGACCAGCACCGGCACGCTGCTGCCGGGCGGCTTCGGCCATCTGGAGACGGTCGCACTGCTCGAAGGCCTGTGCAGCGGGCTCGACGTGCTCGGAGTCGACGTGGTCGAGCTGATCGCCGGGCCGTCCGACGCGCCGGGCATCATCGTCGCCGACATCCTGCTCCGCACCCTCGACGCCATCTTCCACCGGCAGAAGACCCACGCTCCGGGCTTCGCAACTGCCCTCGCTGTATCCGAGCGTGACGGGGCCTCGCAGGTCGCAGACCCCGATGCGGCCGTGCCGGCTCCGGCTCTTGATCCGGCGGTTCCGGCTCTTGGGCCGGCGGTTCCGGTTGTTGATCCGGGGGCTCCGGCTCTTGAGCCGGCGGTTCCGGCGTTGAGACGCGGCTCGCGTTCGAAGGTCGATACGACGGTGCCGGAGCCGTCGCTCGGCCGGGTTGTGCCGGGTTCGGCGCTTCCTTCGGTGGTTTCCGCTCCGGAGCTCGAAGAAGTCGTTCCGGGTTTGCCGCCAGGCCAGGCCAGGACGGGTCCGGGCGACGATACGGCTGGTTCGCGTCGGGTTGGAGAGGTGGACGGATCATGA
- a CDS encoding GNAT family N-acetyltransferase, with the protein MTAGGAVLEMLTDPVRERLVAALCAAETGVACAGGDACELRHARLERPLVAAADGDVAVVRVDGAVAGFVRLERSTDAGHALVEVAGQVLPPWRRRGAGTSLVDWSLDRAAAGAGGAVEVLIDVADEYLGPVLLERGFTPASVFTELTRPLRPPLLTSGEPAATIAPLTPVDYAAIGELYAQVFAGDPHAGRGRAAITAALAHPGLRVDASRVARSAAGGGLLAYLLAVTWPADPADLWIETIGLRPAARGLDLVRHMIADITRQPPPGITTISLGVPNRLGDPVVTGYEELGFTARGSWQRYSLLLL; encoded by the coding sequence ATGACTGCGGGCGGTGCGGTGCTCGAAATGCTGACGGATCCTGTGCGGGAGCGGCTCGTGGCTGCCCTCTGCGCCGCCGAGACGGGAGTTGCGTGCGCCGGCGGGGACGCCTGCGAGCTGCGGCATGCGCGCCTGGAACGCCCGCTGGTGGCGGCCGCCGACGGTGACGTTGCGGTGGTACGGGTGGACGGGGCTGTTGCGGGTTTCGTCCGGCTCGAACGCAGCACCGACGCCGGGCACGCGCTGGTCGAGGTCGCCGGTCAGGTGCTCCCGCCCTGGCGTCGTCGCGGGGCCGGCACCAGCCTGGTCGACTGGTCCCTCGACCGGGCAGCAGCGGGCGCCGGCGGGGCCGTGGAGGTGCTGATCGACGTGGCCGACGAGTATCTCGGCCCGGTGCTTCTCGAGCGTGGGTTCACCCCGGCCTCCGTGTTCACCGAGCTGACCCGTCCGCTGAGGCCGCCGTTGCTGACGTCCGGAGAGCCCGCCGCCACGATTGCGCCGCTCACACCGGTGGACTACGCGGCGATCGGTGAGCTCTACGCGCAGGTGTTCGCCGGTGATCCGCACGCGGGGCGCGGGCGGGCGGCCATCACGGCCGCACTGGCCCACCCGGGCCTGCGGGTTGATGCGTCGCGGGTGGCTCGGTCGGCTGCCGGCGGTGGTCTGCTGGCCTACCTGCTTGCGGTGACGTGGCCGGCCGACCCCGCCGACCTGTGGATCGAAACGATCGGACTACGTCCTGCCGCACGCGGCCTGGACCTGGTGCGGCACATGATCGCCGACATCACCCGGCAGCCGCCTCCGGGCATCACGACGATCAGCCTCGGCGTCCCGAACCGCCTGGGAGACCCCGTGGTGACCGGTTATGAAGAACTCGGCTTCACCGCCCGCGGAAGCTGGCAGCGCTACTCACTGCTCCTGCTCTAG
- a CDS encoding thiopeptide-type bacteriocin biosynthesis protein, with protein MPSPPLPPEPGAWRFLPLIMVRMPALSLAAFSRTTTVDESDPVGALWRCPELRDAVRLANPQLAAAADRSRTGTSDRRERLAAALTKYTIRMATRPTPFGLFAMTGFSTWGDGPLGPPATPPVRRRRIDSRRAAGLLREAARGRPVAANPTARVLADRITFQPPYATRRRTLRRSRRIDTLLAFTASPQPWAAVATLLGDETVASRLLDEGLLVSTLHPTAPEGFPPHWPADGRADLTMHPTGTVDRRLAEGLSAALAVLQRAGLATEADPGLRHYAAAFAERYGFEEVPLEDVADPASGLGPLPPLGASEDAPALDGLRRLLVRRGPVAVLSASDLADLPALHRGAAPSCDLFVQLLPDGRAAVTPRGAVVPGGRAFARFADADDRVPEHVRTAAHAPGEEDIDLVAMDYWHESTINLGEGGSAYDTVLLWSSVRPGRRALRVKDLLVGVQDGALYLRSRLDGRRVLVRTDHLVATETAPALLDLVHRISRAHVATPGWSWGRFADAHSALPRVETAGVVLSAARWRLPDDKITAWREDLQVPRFVYAGTGDTRLLLDLDHPRHRALLREQRRRGAEWAEECLFDPDGTGHVTEFVVTAVNDAYRPLPPLRTARPGDFTGTTPARLPGDGWWSTHVTCAPGSQDEVLGLLATYLAGQDARWFFTRYDNPAPHLRVRVHSEVLDVAQWCAALRLIARRGPVLRFTLEPYEPETRRYGGPAGLALCEQLFTVDTLVVLDAQHPADTDPSTLAAVLIDLFATMVGAAPATLERAVKRLAGPPPEGDRGARAEEHRQRRILVDLLTAGPGKELAGAYDSRPIDPALTDLINGEHGEAVLAGLLHMHLNRHGLPPTAEPAGARRRLAVQHSLNHRPRP; from the coding sequence ATGCCGTCACCGCCACTGCCACCCGAGCCCGGTGCCTGGCGTTTCCTCCCGCTGATCATGGTCCGGATGCCCGCTCTGAGCCTGGCCGCTTTTTCCCGTACGACCACCGTCGACGAGTCGGATCCGGTCGGTGCGCTGTGGCGCTGCCCCGAGCTCCGTGACGCCGTCCGGCTGGCCAATCCGCAGCTCGCCGCCGCTGCCGACCGCTCGCGGACCGGCACTTCTGACCGACGGGAGCGGCTGGCCGCCGCGCTCACGAAATACACGATCCGGATGGCGACCCGGCCGACGCCGTTCGGGTTGTTCGCGATGACGGGCTTCAGCACCTGGGGTGACGGCCCGCTGGGGCCACCCGCCACGCCACCGGTGCGGCGGCGGCGCATCGACAGCCGCCGGGCCGCCGGCCTGCTGCGGGAGGCTGCCCGTGGCCGGCCCGTCGCGGCGAATCCCACCGCCCGGGTGCTGGCCGACCGGATCACTTTTCAGCCGCCGTACGCCACGCGGCGGCGTACGCTGCGCCGATCGAGGAGGATCGACACGCTGCTGGCCTTCACCGCCTCGCCGCAGCCGTGGGCCGCGGTCGCCACCCTGCTCGGCGACGAGACCGTGGCGTCGCGCCTGCTCGACGAGGGTCTGCTGGTCAGCACCCTGCACCCGACCGCGCCGGAGGGTTTTCCGCCGCACTGGCCCGCGGACGGCCGGGCCGACCTGACGATGCACCCGACCGGCACGGTCGACCGCCGGCTGGCCGAAGGGCTGTCCGCGGCACTGGCAGTGCTGCAGAGGGCCGGGCTGGCCACCGAGGCGGATCCGGGACTGCGGCACTACGCGGCTGCCTTCGCCGAACGGTACGGATTTGAGGAGGTCCCGCTCGAGGACGTAGCCGACCCGGCCTCGGGTCTGGGACCGCTCCCTCCGCTGGGCGCCTCGGAGGACGCCCCGGCGCTGGACGGCCTCCGGCGGCTCCTGGTGCGGCGCGGCCCGGTCGCGGTCCTGAGCGCATCCGATCTGGCCGACCTGCCCGCCCTGCACCGCGGTGCCGCGCCGTCGTGCGACCTGTTCGTCCAGCTCCTGCCCGACGGGCGCGCAGCCGTCACCCCGCGCGGCGCGGTCGTTCCGGGCGGACGCGCGTTCGCCCGCTTCGCGGACGCCGACGACCGGGTGCCCGAGCACGTCCGCACCGCCGCGCACGCCCCCGGCGAGGAGGACATCGACCTGGTCGCGATGGACTACTGGCACGAGAGCACGATCAACCTGGGCGAGGGCGGCTCCGCGTACGACACCGTCCTGCTGTGGTCGTCGGTGCGGCCCGGGCGCCGGGCGCTGCGGGTGAAGGATCTGCTGGTGGGGGTCCAGGACGGGGCGCTCTACCTGCGATCACGGCTCGACGGGCGGCGTGTGCTGGTGCGTACCGATCATCTGGTGGCCACCGAGACCGCACCCGCCCTGCTGGACCTGGTGCACAGGATCTCCCGCGCCCATGTCGCGACGCCGGGCTGGTCCTGGGGCCGCTTCGCCGACGCCCACTCGGCGCTCCCCCGCGTCGAAACCGCCGGCGTCGTCCTGTCCGCGGCCCGCTGGCGTCTCCCGGACGACAAGATCACCGCCTGGCGCGAGGACCTCCAGGTGCCCCGTTTCGTGTACGCCGGCACCGGCGACACCCGCCTCCTCCTCGACCTCGACCACCCCCGGCACCGCGCACTCCTCCGAGAACAGCGCCGCCGCGGCGCCGAGTGGGCCGAGGAGTGCCTCTTCGACCCGGACGGGACAGGCCACGTCACCGAATTTGTGGTGACCGCCGTCAACGACGCCTACCGCCCCCTGCCACCGTTACGCACCGCTCGCCCGGGCGATTTCACGGGTACGACCCCGGCACGCCTGCCCGGTGACGGCTGGTGGTCCACGCACGTCACCTGCGCACCCGGATCGCAGGACGAGGTGCTGGGCCTGCTCGCGACCTACCTGGCGGGTCAGGACGCCCGCTGGTTCTTCACCCGGTACGACAACCCGGCGCCGCATCTCCGCGTCCGCGTGCACAGCGAAGTCCTCGACGTCGCCCAATGGTGCGCCGCACTTCGCCTGATCGCCCGTCGCGGCCCGGTGCTGCGGTTCACGCTCGAGCCGTACGAACCGGAAACCCGCCGCTACGGTGGCCCTGCGGGCCTGGCGCTGTGCGAGCAACTGTTTACTGTGGACACGCTCGTGGTCCTCGACGCCCAGCACCCCGCCGACACGGACCCGTCAACCCTCGCCGCGGTGCTGATCGACCTGTTCGCCACCATGGTCGGCGCGGCGCCCGCCACCCTGGAACGCGCGGTGAAGCGCCTGGCCGGACCGCCCCCAGAGGGGGACCGAGGTGCCCGGGCCGAGGAACACCGCCAGCGCCGGATCCTCGTCGACCTGCTCACCGCAGGCCCCGGCAAGGAGCTGGCGGGCGCCTACGACAGCCGCCCGATCGACCCGGCCCTCACCGACCTGATCAACGGCGAACACGGCGAAGCGGTCCTGGCCGGCCTTCTCCACATGCACCTCAATCGGCACGGCCTGCCCCCGACCGCCGAGCCGGCCGGCGCCCGCCGCCGGCTCGCCGTCCAGCACAGCCTCAACCACCGGCCCCGGCCATAG
- a CDS encoding AfsR/SARP family transcriptional regulator, whose amino-acid sequence MLEFSVLGPLTLRRDGRALTVPTVMLRRVLAVLLARSGTPASVDLLIDELWGERPPRSARRTLSAYVSRLRKLLGDDDRVESSPGFYALCPRPGELDAEAFRQLTERAAQAHATGDRPAAAAAMRSALALWRGRAFDGQRDTALVERTAEGLEQLRLSTFEEYIDFKLDAGATGDLVGQLDAMIGEHPYRERLRGQRMLALYRGGNRADALETFRRTHHVLVQDLGVEPAVKLQQLHQRMLAGDPTLASSGVA is encoded by the coding sequence ATGCTTGAGTTCAGCGTTCTGGGTCCTCTGACGCTGCGTCGTGACGGGCGGGCCCTGACGGTTCCGACCGTCATGCTGCGGCGTGTGCTGGCCGTGCTGCTGGCCCGGTCGGGCACACCCGCGTCCGTCGACCTGCTGATCGACGAACTGTGGGGCGAACGACCGCCGCGGTCGGCGCGGCGCACCCTGTCGGCGTACGTGTCGCGGCTGCGGAAGCTGCTCGGCGACGACGACCGCGTGGAGTCCTCGCCGGGCTTCTACGCGCTCTGTCCCCGCCCGGGCGAGCTCGACGCGGAAGCGTTCCGGCAGCTCACCGAGCGGGCGGCGCAGGCCCACGCGACCGGCGACCGGCCGGCCGCGGCTGCCGCGATGCGCTCGGCGCTGGCCCTGTGGCGGGGCCGGGCGTTCGACGGCCAGCGCGACACCGCCCTGGTCGAGCGCACTGCGGAGGGCCTCGAGCAACTGCGGCTCAGCACCTTCGAGGAGTACATCGACTTCAAATTGGACGCCGGAGCCACCGGCGACCTGGTCGGCCAGCTCGACGCGATGATCGGCGAACACCCGTACCGGGAACGGCTGCGCGGTCAGCGCATGCTCGCGCTCTATCGCGGGGGTAACCGGGCGGATGCGCTGGAGACCTTCCGCCGCACCCACCACGTGCTGGTGCAGGATCTGGGGGTCGAGCCCGCGGTGAAGCTGCAACAGCTCCACCAGCGGATGCTCGCCGGAGACCCGACGCTGGCCTCGTCAGGGGTCGCGTAG